From the genome of Denticeps clupeoides chromosome 4, fDenClu1.1, whole genome shotgun sequence, one region includes:
- the ppp1r7 gene encoding protein phosphatase 1 regulatory subunit 7 codes for MATLSVGEPQEMEVDRKGESEESGDDETKRRSINGEVDPQQPATAGKEESPVDMDTITLDPEEEDVDLVHCRIGKIEGLEVLKKAKTLSLRQNLIKQIENLESLVSLRELDLYDNQIRKLENLDSMTELEQLDVSFNLLRKIEGLEHLMKIKKLFLLHNKISSIANLDHLQELELLELGSNRIRVIENLDSLSSVQSLFLGTNKITQLQNLDGLHNLTVLSIQSNRITKMEGLQNLVNLKELYLSHNGIEVIEGLENNKKLTTLDIAANRVKKIENISHLTDLQEFWMNDNQIDNWSDLDELKNAKGLETVYLERNPLQKDPQYRRKIMLALPSVRQIDATFIRF; via the exons ATGGCTACCCTGTCTGTAGGCGAGCCCCAAGAAATGGAAG TTGACAGAAAGGGGGAGTCGGAGGAGTCCGGGGACGATGAGACGAAGAGGAGGAGTATTAATGGAGAGGTTGACCCTCAGCAGCCCGCCACAGCAG GAAAGGAGGAATCTCCTGTGGATATGGACACCATAACGCTTGACCCCGAAGAGGAG GATGTAGATCTTGTTCATTGTCGAATTGGCAAGATTGAGGGACTAGAGGTTCTGAAGAAGGCAAAG ACACTGTCATTAAGGCAGAACCTTATCAAGCAAATTGAGAACCTTGAAAGTTTGGTCTCCCTGCGAGAACTAGACCTCTATGATAACCAGATCCGCAAGCTAGAGAATCTGGATTCCATGACTGAACTGGA GCAGTTGGACGTGTCCTTCAACCTCCTGAGGAAAATTGAGGGTCTGGAGCATTTGATGAAGATTAAGAAGCTCTTCCTGCTTCACAACAAGATTAGCAGCATAGCAAACTTGGATCACCTGCAAGAACTAGAGTTATTGGAGTTGGGTTCTAATCGTATTCGG GTAATAGAGAACCTGGACAGCTTGAGCTCTGTGCAAAGTTTGTTTCTGGGGACCAACAAAATCACCCAGTTACAAAATCTTGATGGTCTGCACAACTTGACAGTGCTTAGTATTCAG AGCAATCGCATTACTAAGATGGAAGGTCTGCAGAATTTGGTCAATTTGAAGGAGCTCTACCTGAGTCATAATGGCATTGAAGTTATTGAAGGCCTGGAGAACAAT AAAAAGCTGACTACTCTGGACATCGCAGCAAACCGTGTAAAGAAAATTGAAAACATCAGTCACCTCACAGATCTGCAAGAATTCTGG ATGAACGATAATCAAATTGACAACTGGTCTGATTTGGATGAGCTGAAGAATGCCAAAGGCTTGGAGACTGTATATTTGGAAAGGAACCCGCTGCAGAAAGACCCTCAGTACAGACGCAAGATAATGCTGGCACTCCCCAGTGTTCGGCAGATTGACGCTACTTTCATCCGCTTCTGA
- the gk5 gene encoding glycerol kinase 5, which translates to MGTLRNGFRKETFVLSVDVGTTSIRCHVYDKAAKIRGSCARKMTLMYPEPGRVELDPEELWREFVVVVKGAVNDSGLQMSQMEALGISTQRATFTNWNRKTGEPFHNFISWQDLRAADLVRSWNSSFTMGAVHSVMKLLHFLTRQKRFLAASLVVFSTQHVSLRLAWMLHNCPQLSQAVREGNCCFGTIDTWLLYKLTKGSVHATDFSNASATAVFDSYQMCWSGFLCSLLSLPLSIFPIVQNTCHNFGSSDVSIFGVPIPIMCVMADQQAAMFGECCFDTGDVKITMGTGTFMDINTGNKPHTSIAGLYPLVGWKIGSEVVYVAEGNAADTGTAIKWAQELELFSDVRETEAMATSVEDSDGVCFVPSFSGLQAPLNDPGACASFMGLKPSTNKNHLVRAILESVAFRNKQLYDTMLRETCIPITKIRADGGVCTNDFIMQLTTNLLGQSISRPTHFDMSSLGAAFVAGLGVGFWTCKDDLKKLQSTECLFQPRFKTGSVKDQYKSILQSWEKALQRSMHWYNKS; encoded by the exons ATGGGGACCCTGAGGAACGGGTTCAGGAAGGAGACGTTCGTCCTCTCCGTGGACGTCGGAACTACGTCGATCCGGTGCCATGTCTACGACAAGGCGGCAAAGATCCGAGGCTCCTGCGCCAGAAAG atgacacTCATGTATCCTGAGCCTGGAAGGGTGGAGCTGGATCCTGAGGAGCTCTGGAGGGAGTTTGTTGTGGTAGTGAAGGGGGCTGTAAATG ACTCAGGCTTGCAGATGAGCCAGATGGAAGCGCTTGGAATCTCAACCCAGAGAGCCACCTTCACGAACTGGAACAG GAAGACCGGGGAACCGTTTCACAACTTCATCAGCTGGCAAGACCTCAGGGCTGCAGATCTGGTGCGATCATGGAACAGCTCCTTCACCATGGGG GCGGTACACAGCGTGATGAAGCTGTTACACTTCCTCACCAGGCAGAAGCGATTTCTGGCAGCAAGCCTCGTGGTCTTCTCCACCCAGCATGTCTCACTGAGATTGGCCTGGATGTTACACAACTGTCCTCAG CTGAGTCAGGCTGTGCGTGAGGGCAACTGTTGCTTTGGGACCATTGATACCTGGCTGCTCTACAAATTGACAAAAG GTTCAGTGCATGCAACCGACTTCTCTAACGCAAGTGCAACTGCAGTATTTGATTCATACCAG ATGTGTTGGAGTGGATTTCTGtgctctcttctttctctgccCCTTTCCATCTTCCCCATAGTGCAGAACACATG TCATAACTTTGGTTCATCAGATGTGTCAATCTTTGGAGTACCCATACCTATcatgtgtgtt ATGGCGGACCAGCAGGCTGCCATGTTTGGTGAGTGTTGCTTCGATACGGGTGATGTAAAGATCACAATGGGAACAGGGACCTTCATGGACATCAATACAGGGAACAAACCACATACATCTATCGCAG GGCTGTATCCTCTTGTTGGTTGGAAGATCGGGTCCGAGGTTGTGTATGTGGCTGAAGGCAACGCTGCAGATACTGGCACAGCCATTAAATGGGCACAGGAGCTGG AGTTGTTTTCTGATGTGCGGGAAACGGAGGCCATGGCCACCAGTGTGGAGGACTCGGATGGAGTATGTTTTGTCCCATCATTTAGTGGCTTGCAG GCCCCTCTGAATGACCCAGGAGCTTGTGCGTCTTTTATGGGACTCAAACCCTCCACAAATAAGAATCATCTGGTGAGAGCCATTCTAGAGTCAGTTGCATTCAG GAACAAACAACTTTACGACACCATGCTCAGAGAGACTTGCATTCCTATCACCAAAATAAG GGCGGATGGAGGAGTCTGCACAAATGACTTCATAATGCAGCTGACCACCAACCTGCTGGGACAGAGCATTTCAAGGCCCACTCACTTTGACATGTCCTCTTTAGGGGCAGCGTTTGTAGCAGGACTTGGAGTAG GTTTTTGGACTTGCAAGGACGACCTGAAAAAGCTGCAGAGCACAGAGTGTCTCTTCCAACCTCGGTTCAAGACTGGGTCTGTTAAGGACCAGTACAAGAGCATCCTCCAGAGCTGGGAGAAGGCTTTGCAGCGCTCCATGCATTGGTACAACAAATCCTAA